Below is a genomic region from Ferrovum sp. PN-J185.
GTCATGCTATTTTAAATAAAAGCAATAATCATTCTATTAACGATCTACACCTAATAATAACTATAAGAACGTCTTAGAGGAGAAATTGGGGTATGACGAATTACCAGTCTGTTGCCAGTAACACTGGAGAGAGTGCGTTTTATAATCGTTGGATGCAGTTATTTTTTGGCATTATTTGTATGGCCATGATTGCCAATTTGCAATATGGTTGGACTTTGTTTGTTAATCCCATTAATACTAAATACCATTGGGGTAAAGCTGCTATTCAGATTTCGTTTTCTATTTTCGTTTTGGTAGAAACCTGGTTAGTACCTGTTGAGGGTTGGCTTGTGGATCGCTTTGGCCCACGCCCTGTCATTGCCTTGGGCGCTATTCTTGCAGCTCTTGGCTGGGTGATGAATGCCCATGCTGATAATTTAACTATGCTATACATCGCAGCAGTGGTCTCTGGTGTAGGAGCAGGGTGTGTGTATGGTACGGCAGTGGGTAATGCATTGAAATGGTTTCCCGATAAGAGAGGTCTTGCAGCAGGATTAACTGCTGCAGGCTTTGGCGCTGGGGCTGCGCTCACCGTTATTCCTATTGCGAATATGATACAAACCGCGGGTTATGAATATACCTTTCAGTTTTTTGGGGTAGCACAAGGCGTTATTATTTTTATCTTGTCTTTGTTCATGATTCGCCCACATGCACCGCAAGGCATTATTATCCCAACTCGTATCGTATCAGTTAAAAAAGATTTTACTTCTGCCCAAATGATTAAAACCCCTGTTTTTTGGGTGATTTATATTTTGTTTGTGGCAGTCGCTGCTGGTGGATTAATGGCCACAGCACAAATTGGACCGATCGCGAAGGATTATGGTATTGCTAAATTACCTGTTACGACCTGGCTTGGTAATACCTTGCCCTTGTTAACCATGACCTTAGCTATTGATAACTTATGTAATGGTTTTACCAGACCACTATGTGGGTTCATATCAGACCGTATTGGTCGAGAAAACACCATGATGTTAGTGTTTGTCGGTGAAGGATTGGCTTTACTGGGCTTAATGCAATTTGGA
It encodes:
- the oxlT gene encoding oxalate/formate MFS antiporter, producing the protein MTNYQSVASNTGESAFYNRWMQLFFGIICMAMIANLQYGWTLFVNPINTKYHWGKAAIQISFSIFVLVETWLVPVEGWLVDRFGPRPVIALGAILAALGWVMNAHADNLTMLYIAAVVSGVGAGCVYGTAVGNALKWFPDKRGLAAGLTAAGFGAGAALTVIPIANMIQTAGYEYTFQFFGVAQGVIIFILSLFMIRPHAPQGIIIPTRIVSVKKDFTSAQMIKTPVFWVIYILFVAVAAGGLMATAQIGPIAKDYGIAKLPVTTWLGNTLPLLTMTLAIDNLCNGFTRPLCGFISDRIGRENTMMLVFVGEGLALLGLMQFGHDPVWFMVFAPMVFLFWGEIFSIFPATCADTFGIKHAAANAGTLYTAKGTASLIVPIASVLSAGGNWHRVFMLSAIISILAGLSARFILSPIRTRFIHDANQEKE